Proteins from a genomic interval of Helicoverpa armigera isolate CAAS_96S chromosome 9, ASM3070526v1, whole genome shotgun sequence:
- the LOC110369889 gene encoding LOW QUALITY PROTEIN: cyclin-dependent kinase 11B (The sequence of the model RefSeq protein was modified relative to this genomic sequence to represent the inferred CDS: inserted 1 base in 1 codon; substituted 1 base at 1 genomic stop codon) — protein MSNYEDDQSEDGELARSPVQDEMDFSLSDEDRDNADSLIIKPPQAVIRSSHRDKRGHKRTMKDRYKDNVRKEKKHLYRERDKSDKSKREINKNPDREEMAKEYYREKQYYREKELYRENKEAFRDKEAYREKEAYREKEMYRDGNKDNMYRDNKDIRDKEMYREREMREKKWDKNTYREPLQEREXKEDMREDKEKEMEEMTIREMKEMEXDKILAEEGHTNQNNEKENRDRTSGDKELEDLRTRLLNKRITKELQSQDGKKSSEYYEKESKSSSRHSSLDKHQEHRKNKVLFADKEREKRKHESRTELEARRQEHRRRGKKRSVSPNETATKKTKTAESPDYGDSVVTVSDSSDIEMKTDSPHSEPEDGEHTNSETEEDSSCTESDSAADSKSEAEDEHNDEEKSEKEEKDNERISDKTRPPSKSKSPSPGLTKSKPASLQSSHGSHRSLSRSKSRSRSHSFSPPPPGENGKSTEEEKPNEDDEETRQREEAINALPPYYPALQGCRSVEEFQCLNRIEEGAYGVVYRARDKTTDEIVALKRLKMEKEKEGFPITSLREINTLLKGQHPNIVTVREIVVGSNMDKIFIVMDYVEHDLRSLMETMRGKKQVFLPGEVKCLMTQLLKAVHHLHDNWILHRDLKTSNLLLSHKGVLKVGDFGLAREYGSPLRQYTPIVVTLWYRAPELLLCCKEYSTPIDMWSVGCIFAEFITMNPLFPGKSEVDQLNRIFKDLGTPSEMIWPGYNELPAVQRMTFAEHPSGGLRQRIGSDLLSETGLSLLQGFLTYNPVRRITADAALEHAYFKEQPVAIEPAMFPTWPAKSEGNRRSTHSPRPPAGGAAYAQFARADSDEALGFQLHQRSLNVAPGFSLKF, from the exons ATGAGTAATTACGAGGATGATCAAAGCGAGGATGGAGAATTAGCGCGTAGCCCTGTTCAAGATGAAATGGATTTTAG tttgtCTGATGAAGATCGGGACAATGCTGATTCCCTCATAATCAAGCCCCCTCAAGCTGTGATCCGTTCATCACACAGGGATAAGAGAGGTCATAAACGAACGATGAAGGATCGATACAAAGACAATGTCAGGAAAGAAAAGAAACATCTTTACAG GGAACGGGATAAGTCTGACAAATCAAAACGAGAAATTAATAAGAATCCTGATAGGGAGGAGATGGCCAAAGAGTACTATAGAGAAAAGCAATATTATAGGGAGAAAGAATTGTACAGAGAAAACAAAGAGGCATTTAGAGACAAGGAAGCATACAGAGAGAAAGAAGCTTATAGAGAAAAAGAAATGTATAGAGATGGTAATAAAGATAACATGTACAGGGACAATAAGGATATTAGAGACAAAGAAATGTATCGTGAGAGAGAGATGAGAGAAAAGAAATGggataaaaatacttacagaGAGCCATTACAGGAGAGAG AGAAAGAAGATATGAGAGAAGATAAAGAGAAAGAGATGGAGGAGATGACAATAAGAGAAATGAAAGAGATGGAATAGGATAAGATATTAGCTGAAGAAGGCCATActaatcaaaataatgaaaaagaaaacaggGATAGAACATCTGGAGATAAAGAATTAGAAGATTTAAGAACAAGATTATTGAACAAGAGAATAACCAAAGAGTTGCAAAGCCAAGATGGCAAGAAAAGTTCAGAGTATTATGAAAAAGAAAGTAAGTCGTCATCTCGCCACTCATCTCTTGATAAACATCAGGAACACAGGAAAAATAAAGTCTTGTTTGCAG ATAAAGAGAGGGAAAAGCGAAAACATGAATCGCGCACTGAGTTGGAGGCCAGACGACAAGAGCATCGTCGCCGCGGGAAGAAACGTTCCGTATCACCTAATGAGACTGCTACAAAGAAGACCAAAACTGCAGAATCTCCCGACTATGGCGATTCTGTAGTTACAGTCTCTGATTCTAGTGATATCGAAATGAAAACTGACTCCCCCCACTCTGAGCCTGAAGATG GTGAACACACAAATAGTGAAACAGAGGAAGACAGTTCATGCACTGAGTCAGACTCTGCAGCAGATTCTAAATCTGAAGCTGAAGATGAACATAATGATGAAGAAAAGtctgaaaaagaagaaaaagacaatgAAAGGATCAGCGACAAGACTAGGCCTCCATCAAAATCTAAGTCTCCCAGCCCTGGCCTGACTAAGTCTAAGCCTGCATCACTACAATCCTCTCATGGATCACACAG atcaTTGTCTAGATCCAAAAGCAGAAGCAGATCACATTCGTTTTCGCCACCTCCTCCCGGAGAGAATGGAAAGTCTACAGAGGAGGAAAAACCTAATGAGGATGATGAAGAAACCAGACAAAGGGAAGAAGCTATTAATGCTCTTCCTCCTTACTACCCTGCGTTACAG ggtTGTCGATCCGTTGAGGAGTTTCAATGTCTCAATAGAATAGAGGAAGGCGCCTACGGAGTTGTTTACAGAGCCCGTGATAAAACTACTGATGAAATTGTTGCTCTTAAAAGACTTAAAATGGAAAAGGAGAAGGAAGGATTCCCTATAACCTCTTTGAGAGAAATTAACACATTATTGAAG GGCCAGCACCCGAACATAGTCACGGTGCGGGAGATAGTCGTAGGCTCTAACATGGATAAGATATTCATAGTGATGGACTACGTAGAACACGACCTGAGGAGTCTCATGGAGACCATGCGAGGAAAGAAACAAGTATTTTTACCAG GGGAAGTGAAATGTCTGATGACGCAACTACTCAAAGCCGTTCACCATCTCCACGACAATTGGATCTTACACAGAGATCTTAAAACCAGCAACTTGTTATTATCGCACAAAGGTGTATTAAAG GTTGGTGATTTCGGTCTGGCGAGAGAGTACGGCTCCCCGCTGCGTCAGTACACGCCCATCGTGGTGACGCTGTGGTACCGCGCGCCTGAACTGCTGCTGTGCTGTAAAGAGTACTCCACGCCTATCGACATGTGGAGCGTCGGCTGTATATTCGCCGAATTTATTACTATGAATCCATTATTTCCCGGAAAGTCTGAAGTGGATCAATTGAATAGAATATTTAAG gaTTTGGGTACACCTTCAGAGATGATTTGGCCAGGCTACAATGAATTGCCAGCCGTCCAAAGAATGACCTTTGCTGAACATCCATCAGGTGGGCTGAGGCAAAGAATAGGCTCAGATCTGCTCTCAGAGACAGGATTATCTTTATTGCAAGGCTTCCTAACTTACAATCCAGTTAGAAGAATAACAGCGGATGCTGCCCTGGAACATGCCTATTTCAAG GAGCAGCCGGTAGCGATCGAGCCGGCGATGTTCCCGACGTGGCCCGCCAAGTCGGAGGGCAACCGGCGCAGCACGCACAGCCCGCGGCcgccggcgggcggcgcggcctACGCGCAGTTCGCGCGCGCGGACTCGGACGAGGCGCTCGGCTTCCAGCTGCACCAGCGCTCGCTCAACGTGGCGCCCGGCTTCTCGCTCAAATTTTAG
- the LOC110369976 gene encoding sorting nexin-29 isoform X1 — translation MNSKILNTIANAIDNREELKKRIENGKIIHQELQNCVQSCLSRFGGKSELATEDDIRIAQLCEKWEKLLSHGIRTNLSNSAIQNLVTAGLNFTFNIVNVGNSLWSYTCLHLTKHEKERFKILTNINTPLGYFRAFLRAALNERSLDRYLQSWVAHGLLMEYYEEGALVRDPDTSQLLPSTAAGLSTVLFALSIDRPELNDSQQANYSSKAEHVIPLPMPVKSSSNLKRKPLRQVISFDKNEQKNTMVNKRKSLGAAEQVDNSAWNSAPATCLNSPDPKIVAQAASSSEPTSSEYKSSLRHFFPDSVKGIDSPSQILSKLSECAKEIFSSSNSIDVNNVIKDDVSEISVNNLKISESDSEEVAGSIDGSTSCLELCFTEDESVPEDKTFNSVLDNKEKEYLNLQMKFTQMELASKDKIKKLENVVLDLSKENDRLKEQLRQYMSAVEIGKALKLDGGDSAEVDQYERKLVQVAEMHAELMEFNTYLQQRLKEYESISAMEVLDYPESNVKAHIPSAFLIGKKAHSYHVYQIYLKIGQEEWNVYHRYAKFHELHMQLKKCHPDIATYKFPPKKTLRKRDAHLVEQRRVALQAYLRHILLVLPELRDCTNRAQLITLLPFFGTSSTTKENGLSHALDRQQSNDSIASYNAL, via the exons atg AATAGCAAGATCCTAAACACAATAGCTAATGCTATAGACAATAGAGAGGAGTTAAAGAAAAGGATAGAAAATGGTAAAATTATTCATCAAGAATTACAAAACTGTGTACAAAGTTGTTTAAGTCGATTTGGTGGCAAATCTGAACTTGCCACTGAGGATGATATTAG aATAGCACAACTATGTGAGAAATGGGAGAAGCTACTTAGCCATGGCATTAGAACTAATTTGTCAAACTCAGCAATTCAAAACTTGGTTACTGCAGGTTTAAACTTCacttttaatattgttaatgttG GCAATTCTCTATGGAGCTATACCTGTCTACACCTAACAAAACATGAAAAAGAGAGGTTTAAAATTCTTACAAATATCAACACTCCTCTTGGATATTTTAGAGCATTTCTTAGAGCTGCTTTAAATGAGAGATCTCTTGAcag GTATCTGCAAAGTTGGGTCGCTCATGGTCTGCTCATGGAATATTATGAAGAAGGTGCTCTTGTGAGAGACCCTGACACTTCACAACTTCTCCCAAGCACAGCAGCAG GTTTATCAACAGTATTGTTTGCATTATCAATAGACAGACCAGAGTTGAATGATTCACAACAAGCTAATTATTCTAGTAAAGCAGAACATGTGATACCATTGCCAATGCCTGTGAAATCATCAAGTAATTTAAAACGGAAACCTTTACGCCAAGTTATATCTTTTGACAAAAATGAACAAAAGAACACTAtggtaaataaaagaaaatcactaGGTGCTGCAGAACAAGTGGATAATTCTGCTTGGAATAGTGCACCAGCTACTTGCCTGAACTCACCGGATCCTAAAATTGTAGCACAAGCAGCCTCAAGTAGTGAGCCCACTAGTTCTGAATACAAGAGCAGCCTCAGACACTTCTTCCCAGACAGTGTGAAAGGTATCGACAGTCCTTCACAAATTCTGTCGAAACTATCAGAGTGCGCGAAGGAAATATTTTCCTCATCCAACAGTATTGATGTGAATAACGTAATAAAGGACGATGTTTCTGAAATtagtgtaaataatttaaagatatCTGAGAGTGACAGTGAAGAAGTCGCGGGCAGTATTGATGGAAGCACTTCATGCTTAGAACTTTGTTTTACGGAAGATGAGAGTGTGCCCGAGGATAAGACATTCAATTCGGTTTTAGATAATAAGGAAAAAGAGTATTTAAACTTACAAATGAAGTTTACGCAAATGGAATTAGCTAGTAAGgacaaaattaagaaattagAAAATGTAGTATTGGATCTGAGCAA AGAAAATGATCGATTAAAAGAACAATTGCGTCAGTACATGTCGGCTGTGGAGATAGGAAAAGCTTTAAAACTCGATGGTGGTGATAGCGCTGAAGTTGATCAATATGAAAGAAAGCTTGTGCAG GTGGCTGAAATGCATGCAGAGCTAATGGAGTTTAACACATATCTACAACAGCGACTGAAGGAATACGAGAGTATATCTGCTATGGAGGTGCTCGATTATCCAGAGTCTAACGTGAAGGCTCACATACCTAGCGCATTCCTGATCGGCAAGAAAGCACATTCCTACCATGTTTATCAG atttacttaaaaatagggCAAGAGGAATGGAATGTGTATCACAGATACGCCAAGTTCCACGAACTTCATATGCAGCTAAAGAAATGCCATCCAGACATAGCTACCTATAAGTTTCCACCAAAGAAAACGCTAAGGAAACGG GATGCTCATCTAGTGGAACAGCGGAGGGTAGCTTTACAGGCGTATCTGCGACACATTCTACTCGTATTGCCGGAACTTAGAGACTGCACCAACCGCGCACAGCTTATCACATTACTACCTTTCTTTGG aaccTCATCTACTACTAAAGAAAATGGTCTGAGTCACGCACTGGACCGCCAGCAATCAAACGATTCTATTGCATCATACAATGCACTATGA
- the LOC110369976 gene encoding sorting nexin-29 isoform X2 produces the protein MNSKILNTIANAIDNREELKKRIENGKIIHQELQNCVQSCLSRFGGKSELATEDDIRIAQLCEKWEKLLSHGIRTNLSNSAIQNLVTAGNSLWSYTCLHLTKHEKERFKILTNINTPLGYFRAFLRAALNERSLDRYLQSWVAHGLLMEYYEEGALVRDPDTSQLLPSTAAGLSTVLFALSIDRPELNDSQQANYSSKAEHVIPLPMPVKSSSNLKRKPLRQVISFDKNEQKNTMVNKRKSLGAAEQVDNSAWNSAPATCLNSPDPKIVAQAASSSEPTSSEYKSSLRHFFPDSVKGIDSPSQILSKLSECAKEIFSSSNSIDVNNVIKDDVSEISVNNLKISESDSEEVAGSIDGSTSCLELCFTEDESVPEDKTFNSVLDNKEKEYLNLQMKFTQMELASKDKIKKLENVVLDLSKENDRLKEQLRQYMSAVEIGKALKLDGGDSAEVDQYERKLVQVAEMHAELMEFNTYLQQRLKEYESISAMEVLDYPESNVKAHIPSAFLIGKKAHSYHVYQIYLKIGQEEWNVYHRYAKFHELHMQLKKCHPDIATYKFPPKKTLRKRDAHLVEQRRVALQAYLRHILLVLPELRDCTNRAQLITLLPFFGTSSTTKENGLSHALDRQQSNDSIASYNAL, from the exons atg AATAGCAAGATCCTAAACACAATAGCTAATGCTATAGACAATAGAGAGGAGTTAAAGAAAAGGATAGAAAATGGTAAAATTATTCATCAAGAATTACAAAACTGTGTACAAAGTTGTTTAAGTCGATTTGGTGGCAAATCTGAACTTGCCACTGAGGATGATATTAG aATAGCACAACTATGTGAGAAATGGGAGAAGCTACTTAGCCATGGCATTAGAACTAATTTGTCAAACTCAGCAATTCAAAACTTGGTTACTGCAG GCAATTCTCTATGGAGCTATACCTGTCTACACCTAACAAAACATGAAAAAGAGAGGTTTAAAATTCTTACAAATATCAACACTCCTCTTGGATATTTTAGAGCATTTCTTAGAGCTGCTTTAAATGAGAGATCTCTTGAcag GTATCTGCAAAGTTGGGTCGCTCATGGTCTGCTCATGGAATATTATGAAGAAGGTGCTCTTGTGAGAGACCCTGACACTTCACAACTTCTCCCAAGCACAGCAGCAG GTTTATCAACAGTATTGTTTGCATTATCAATAGACAGACCAGAGTTGAATGATTCACAACAAGCTAATTATTCTAGTAAAGCAGAACATGTGATACCATTGCCAATGCCTGTGAAATCATCAAGTAATTTAAAACGGAAACCTTTACGCCAAGTTATATCTTTTGACAAAAATGAACAAAAGAACACTAtggtaaataaaagaaaatcactaGGTGCTGCAGAACAAGTGGATAATTCTGCTTGGAATAGTGCACCAGCTACTTGCCTGAACTCACCGGATCCTAAAATTGTAGCACAAGCAGCCTCAAGTAGTGAGCCCACTAGTTCTGAATACAAGAGCAGCCTCAGACACTTCTTCCCAGACAGTGTGAAAGGTATCGACAGTCCTTCACAAATTCTGTCGAAACTATCAGAGTGCGCGAAGGAAATATTTTCCTCATCCAACAGTATTGATGTGAATAACGTAATAAAGGACGATGTTTCTGAAATtagtgtaaataatttaaagatatCTGAGAGTGACAGTGAAGAAGTCGCGGGCAGTATTGATGGAAGCACTTCATGCTTAGAACTTTGTTTTACGGAAGATGAGAGTGTGCCCGAGGATAAGACATTCAATTCGGTTTTAGATAATAAGGAAAAAGAGTATTTAAACTTACAAATGAAGTTTACGCAAATGGAATTAGCTAGTAAGgacaaaattaagaaattagAAAATGTAGTATTGGATCTGAGCAA AGAAAATGATCGATTAAAAGAACAATTGCGTCAGTACATGTCGGCTGTGGAGATAGGAAAAGCTTTAAAACTCGATGGTGGTGATAGCGCTGAAGTTGATCAATATGAAAGAAAGCTTGTGCAG GTGGCTGAAATGCATGCAGAGCTAATGGAGTTTAACACATATCTACAACAGCGACTGAAGGAATACGAGAGTATATCTGCTATGGAGGTGCTCGATTATCCAGAGTCTAACGTGAAGGCTCACATACCTAGCGCATTCCTGATCGGCAAGAAAGCACATTCCTACCATGTTTATCAG atttacttaaaaatagggCAAGAGGAATGGAATGTGTATCACAGATACGCCAAGTTCCACGAACTTCATATGCAGCTAAAGAAATGCCATCCAGACATAGCTACCTATAAGTTTCCACCAAAGAAAACGCTAAGGAAACGG GATGCTCATCTAGTGGAACAGCGGAGGGTAGCTTTACAGGCGTATCTGCGACACATTCTACTCGTATTGCCGGAACTTAGAGACTGCACCAACCGCGCACAGCTTATCACATTACTACCTTTCTTTGG aaccTCATCTACTACTAAAGAAAATGGTCTGAGTCACGCACTGGACCGCCAGCAATCAAACGATTCTATTGCATCATACAATGCACTATGA
- the LOC110369894 gene encoding kinesin heavy chain, translated as MAADREIAAEDSIRVVCRFRPLNDSEEKAGSKFIVKFPSGPDDNCISIGGKVYLFDKVFKPNATQEKVYNEAAKSIVSDVLAGYNGTIFAYGQTSSGKTHTMEGVIGDPGKQGIIPRIVNDIFNHIYAMEENLEFHIKVSYFEIYMDKIRDLLDVSKVNLSVHEDKNRVPFVKGATERFVSSPEEVFEVIEEGKSNRHIAVTNMNEHSSRSHSVFLINVKQENLENQKKLSGKLYLVDLAGSEKVSKTGAEGTVLDEAKNINKSLSALGNVISALADGNKSHIPYRDSKLTRILQESLGGNARTTIVICCSPASFNESETKSTLDFGKRAKTVKNVVCVNEELTAEEWKRRYEREKEKVARLKGKVEKLEAELNRWRSGETVRIEEQVNLQEIEAVTPVTSFIEEKPPAAPVPVAVSSAVEDAAMQGKLEALYQQLDDKDEEINQHSQLVEKLKDQMMEQEELIACTRRDYEALQGDMNRIQQENEAAKEEVKEVLQALEELAVNYDQKSQEVDSKSRECDQLSEELQTKQSALASATSELQQLRDLSAHQRKRIAELLTNLLRDLAEIGAAVGGSELDFKLNVDTVGKLEEEFTVARLHISKMKSEVKNIVQRCHSLESANIDANQKIEEYERSLGECRLLISQHEARCASLAESMREAENKKRQLEEAADALREECARLQAAERVQLAAAEQRADSQVRSALEAQLEQLRTAHATQLAALRDELAALQRHHQDLKDTYQELTLARQQLQDDYEKLKREEADKSAKLKELIQSVERREQARADLKGLEDTVAKELQTLHNLRKLFVQDLQARIKKSNNSEEGAEEEGGSLAQKQKISFLENNLEQLTKVHKQLVRDNADLRCEVPKLEKRLRATMERVKALETALKEAKDGAMRDRKRYQFEVDRIKEAVRAKNLARRGPQAQIAKPIRAGGGHLVGGGAPGVVRPAPAQDIKRKSIIVGARDES; from the exons atggcaGCTGATCGCGAGATTGCTGCTGAAGACAGCATCAGAGTGGTTTGCCGATTTCGGCCACTGAATGACTCTGAAGAAAAAGCTGGATCAAAATTTATTGTGAAATTCCCTTCAGGACCCGATGACAATTGCATTTCTATAGGG ggtaAAGTATACTTGTTTGACAAAGTATTCAAACCAAATGCAACCCAAGAGAAGGTCTACAATGAAGCTGCCAAGAGTATCGTGTCTGATGTGCTGGCTGGTTACAACGGCACTATTTTTGCATACGGACAGACCAGTTCAGGAAAAACACATACTATGGAAGGTGTCATAG ggGATCCAGGGAAACAGGGTATAATTCCACGGATAGTAAATGATATATTCAATCATATTTATGCCATGGAAGAGAACTTGGAATTTCACATTAAAGTGTCATACTTTGAAATTTACATGGACAAGATCAGGGATTTGTTAGATG TTTCAAAAGTGAACCTCAGTGTTCATGAAGACAAAAACAGAGTCCCATTTGTCAAAGGTGCTACAGAAAGATTTGTGTCAAGTCCTGAGGAAGTGTTTGAAGTTATTGAGGAGGGCAAATCAAATCGACACATTGCAGTCACAA ACATGAATGAACATTCATCTAGATCTCATTCCGTCTTCCTCATAAATGTAAAACAAGAGAACCTCGAAAATCAAAAGAAACTTTCGGGCAAGTTATATCTGGTGGACTTGGCTGGTTCTGAAAAG GTTTCTAAAACTGGTGCTGAAGGTACAGTCCTTGATGAAGctaaaaacattaacaaatcACTGTCGGCGTTGGGTAATGTAATTTCTGCATTGGCCGATGGAAACAAATCACATATTCCGTACAGAGACTCTAAACTGACGCGTATCTTACAAGAGTCTCTCGGTGGTAACGCGAGGACCACTATCGTCATCTGTTGTTCCCCCGCGTCGTTCAACGAGAGCGAGACCAAGAGTACACTTGACTTTGGTAAAAG AGCCAAAACTGTCAAGAACGTTGTCTGCGTCAACGAGGAGCTTACTGCTGAGGAATGGAAGCGTCGTTACGAGAGAGAAAAGGAGAAGGTGGCTAGGCTGAAGGGCAAG gTCGAAAAACTCGAGGCAGAGTTGAACCGCTGGCGTTCTGGCGAGACCGTGCGCATCGAAGAACAAGTCAACCTGCAAGAAATCGAGGCCGTCACTCCCGTTACGTCATTCATTGAAGAGAAACCACCTGCGGCG CCGGTACCGGTTGCGGTATCCAGTGCCGTGGAAGATGCAGCAATGCAAGGCAAACTGGAAGCCCTGTACCAACAGCTGGACGACAAAGACGAGGAGATCAACCAGCACTCGCAGCTGGTGGAGAAACTCAAGGACCAGATGATGGAGCAGGAGGAACTCATTGCCTGCACCAG ACGCGACTACGAGGCTCTGCAAGGCGACATGAACCGCATCCAGCAAGAGAACGAGGCCGCTAAGGAGGAGGTCAAGGAGGTGCTGCAGGCGCTCGAGGAGCTCGCCGTCAACTACGACCAGAAGTCGCAGGAGGTCGACAGCAAGAGCCGCGAGTGTGACCAGCTCTCTGAGGAGTTGCAGACCAAGCAG AGTGCCTTGGCCAGTGCGACATCCGAACTCCAGCAACTTCGCGACCTGTCAGCTCACCAGCGCAAACGCATTGCTGAACTGCTGACCAACCTTCTGAGAGATCTTGCCGAGATCGGAGCTGCCGTCGGGGGCTCCGAACTGGACTTCAAACTGAACGTCGACACTGTTGGCAAGCTTGAGGAAGAGTTCACCGTGGCACGGCTCCATATCAGCAAGATGAAGAGCGAGGTCAAGAATATCGTGCAGAGATGCCACTCGCTCGAGTCCGCTAATATTGACGCTAACCAGAAG ATTGAGGAGTACGAGCGCTCGCTGGGCGAGTGTCGGCTGCTGATCTCCCAGCACGAGGCGCGCTGCGCGTCGCTGGCCGAGTCCATGCGCGAGGCAGAGAACAAGAAGCGACAGCTCGAGGAGGCCGCTGATGCCCTCCGCGAGGAGTGCGCCCGACTGCAG GCGGCGGAGCGCGTGCAGCTGGCGGCGGCGGAGCAGCGCGCGGACTCGCAGGTGCGCAGCGCGCTGGAGGCGCAGCTGGAGCAGCTCCGCACCGCGCACGCCACGCAGCTGGCCGCGCTGCGCGACGAGCTCGCCGCGCTGCAGCGCCACCACCAGGACCTCAAGGA TACGTACCAGGAACTGACACTGGCTCGCCAGCAACTCCAGGACGACTACGAGAAGCTGAAGCGCGAGGAGGCCGACAAGTCTGCCAAGCTCAAGGAACTCAT TCAAAGCGTGGAGCGGCGTGAACAAGCACGCGCTGATCTTAAAGGATTGGAGGACACTGTGGCCAAGGAGCTGCAGACACTGCATAATCTGCGCAAGCTGTTTGTACAGGACTTGCAG GCAAGGATAAAGAAATCCAACAACTCGGAGGAAGGTGCCGAAGAAGAGGGCGGTTCTTTGGCTCAGAAGCAGAAGATCTCATTCTTGGAGAACAACTTGGAGCAGTTGACGAAGGTGCACAAGCAACTCGTGCGCGACAACGCGGACCTGCGCTGCGAAGTGCCCAAGCTTGAGAAACGTCTGCGAGCCACCATGGAGCGCGTCAAGGCGCTGGAAACGGCACTCAag GAAGCAAAGGACGGCGCTATGCGTGACCGTAAGAGATATCAATTTGAAGTTGACAGAATTAAGGAAGCAGTGCGTGCGAAGAATCTCGCCCGGCGAGGCCCACAAGCCCAAATTG CGAAACCCATTCGCGCTGGTGGCGGGCACCTCGTGGGCGGCGGGGCTCCCGGCGTGGTGCGGCCGGCGCCCGCGCAAGATATCAAACGAAAATCTATCATTGTTGGCGCACGAG ATGAGAGTTGA